In Leptospira levettii, the DNA window ATTTGAAGAAAACGAAAGCCTATTTAACAAAAAACAATGAAAGCGATCTTTGATTCTTCCATGACGAGTGTGACTGACTTTTTAACAAAAGTTAGACCTGTCTCAGTTGTTCGTAACATCCAAATCATTTTGGTTTCGCTTACGTTATTATTTGTAACTTATGTGCTTTCGATACCCTTCTTTGGGCAATCCAAAGTGAATACTGACCCAGATGGACTTTTTTCAGAAGGGAAAATTGCACCAGAAACCATCCAATCGGTAAAAGAATTTTCTTACGAAGATATCGAAAAAACCAATTTAGAAAAACAAAAAGCAAAATCGAATGTTCCCTTTGCATTTGATAAAGACTTTGGAGTTTTAGTAGCTGGGATTGATACCAATTTATCAGAGGATTTAGAAATCCTTCGTATTTTACTCCAAGAAGGAAAATCCAACCCTTCTGTTGTAAAAGACCGGATACCAAGATGGCGTAATCGTACAAACGAAGAAATCCAAGCGATCTTAGATTATCCAAGGAAAGACAAATTAAAAAACTTCATCCAACAATATACAAATTTGATTTTTTCTAAGTATTGTATTGTGAAAGAGGATTTACCATTTGCGAAGGAATTAGACAAAGCAGGTGCTAAAATTCGTAACATTGGAACACAAGACCACACCACCATCATTGATGGAAATTTAGTCATTCCTCGTTCTCAAATATACAAAGATGGACCAGTTACTGCCGTCTTATCAAAGTTAGCTTCCGAGAAATTACCAAACGTTTCCGATTCACTTCTAAAGGCAGTGTCAAGGATAGGATTGTATTATGTATACTCTTATCCTGCTTGTAATTATAACCCAGAAGAGACTGAAAATGCAAGGGTAAAAGCAGCCAGTGCTGTTGTTGTTCAAAAAAGTAGAATCCAAGCAAATGAAATCATTGTTAGAGCAGGGGATGTCATCACACCAGAAGTGAAGTTAAAACTGGATATGATGAATTTGTATGCGACTAGGGCAAACCTTGCTTCTATCATTTCCATTTTTCTCACTCAATGTGTACTCATAGTCATTGTGGGATTTTATTTGATTCGTTATAGACCAAACCGATTGAATGATCTTTCGAGTAACCTCATCATCTTTTTTACACTTTGGATTGTGATTGCTTCCATTTATTTATTATCCAAAGTATTTTATGCAACTGACAGTGATTTGTCGGCAGTTTATTATTTTGGCATGTTTGTCCCAGTGGGAATGCTTTGTTTATTACTCGGTTTTGTATACGATGAACAACTTTCCATAGCGATAGGATTCTTTTTAGCCTTTGCAGTTTTTTTTGCTTCGAGATACAATCCCACTTCGTTTATGTTAGCGTTCACCGTTGCTGTGATGAGTTCGATTTATGGCAGAAGGTTACTCAAACGAATCGATTTTTTAAAAGCCGGTTTTTTACTCACTTTTGTCCAAATCCTTGTGACTACGGCGGGTTATTTGTTTGATGGTAGGGAGTTTTTTGTCTCCAGTGGTGCTGGATTTTTTAAGGACTTAAGCAACTCCAATCTCTTCCGAATCACTGTGATGTGTTTTGTAAATGGATTTGCAAGTGCCACTGCGGTTCAGTTTTTACTCCCTCTCTATGAGTATATTTTTAATATCCCAACACGTTTTAAATTGATTGAACTGGCTGATACAGGCCATCCATTGTTACAACAACTTCTCACCAAAGCTCCTTCCACTTATACACATACCTTTATGGTGGCAGCACTTTCCGAAAGAGCAGCTCAAAATCTTAATTTGGACAGGCTTCTTGTGAGAGTAGGAGTTTATTTCCATGACATCGGTAAAATTCCGAATGCTGGTTTTTTTGTGGAAAACCAACATTTAATCCCAAAACCCGAACACATTGATAAAAACAATCCAGCACTTGCCGCAAAAACAGTCATCGATCACGTGTTAGATGGGATTGAAATGGCGAAAAAAGCAAGGCTTCCACGTGAGATCATCAGTTTTATCCCAGAACACCATGGAACATCCACTATGGCATTCTTTTATCATAAAGCATTACAAGAAATCTCGAGTAGCGCACGTAAAAATATAAACAAAAAAGATTTCCAATACCCAGGTCCAAAACCACAAAGTAAGGAAACAGCCATTGTGATGATTGCCGATTCATTAGAGGCAGCATCACGTTCGTTAGATGAGGTATCTCCTGAAAGTTTGGATGAACTAATTCGTAAAATTATCAATTCAAAATTAGCAGAAAACCAGTTGGATGAAAGTGGTCTAACGATTGGTGATTTAGAAATCATCAAAGCGAGTTTTAAAGAAGTTTTACTTTCCAGTTTACACCAAAGACCTAAATATCCGAAACCAGAGGATACAAAGGCATTGGAAACAGCGAACACTAAAAAATCAAAATCATGAATCCAAAACTTCAGGTTTTCACAAATTGGAATGACGAAACAAACCAAGAGGAAATCGATCCAGAGTTAATCATCCAAAACTGTGACCTGATTTTAAGGTATTTAGCTCCTGAATTTTTACAATCTTTGGAACTTTCGGTGTTAGTTGTGAATGACCAAATGATGTCTGAGATCAATGGGGAACGTCGAGGAAAACCCAAAACAACAGATGTTTTATCGTTTCCATTGTATGATGATTCATTAAAAATACCGTTTCAAATTTTAGGTGAAATAGTGATTTCTATGGAAACTTGCCGGAAACAAGCAATTGAAATAGGGCATTCAGTCATTGATGAATTTTATCGACTTCTTGTGCATGGTATCTTGCATCTGTTTGGTTATGACCATGAAACCAATGAAGAGGATGCTGTCTTAATGAGAAAAATGGAAGATGAATGTTTGGATTTGGTATTTGCAACATAAATGGCAATACGAAAAGAAACAGGAATCATCATCCAAAGTAAAGACATTGGTGACAGTGACCGACTGATTAGTCTTGCAGGGGAATCCCAAATACGGATGAATTTTATCAGTAAAGGGATTCGTAAGTCCAAACGTCGTGCCATCATTTCAACGGAGATAGGTTGTTTAGTAGAAGTTGATTTTTATGACCAAGCCGAGAAAGATTGGAAATCGACAAAGGAAATCCATCTCATCAAACGATTTGATGAATTAAAGTCTGATTATATTGGAACTCTTTTTGTTTTGTATATGACGGAACTTACTTCCCAATTGTATCCTGAAGGAGAAAATCATCCTTTTTTATTCCAATTACTTTCAGGGAGTTTGGAAACAAGTAATACGAATGGTTTTCGAAAGGAAATTTTACCATTTTTTAAAATCAGGGCACTCACACATATGGGCCATTTTCCTACGGAATTTTATTGCCATACCTGTGGGGAGGAAGTCCTCACCAAATCAAAAGCCTATTTTTCAGTTGATTCTCGTGAATTTTTATGTTCCGATTGCCATCCCATTACCAAAGATCATTTGCCTGTTTTAAAACTATTTCATACAATGTTATCTAAGAAATTTTCAAATGTTTTGTCTATTTTTCCGAGAGAGTTTGAATATAAAGAAGGTGATATGATGTTGAATCAATTTATACGTTCTCTATTTGGAAAAGAATTAAAATCTTATTTTGAGTTTTATCGAACGATAGGGGATTTATGAATTTTATAACTAAAACCACCTTACTTGTGATGACCTTTTCGGTTTTCCTTGCTCTGTTCCAAATTTTACTCAAAACTGAAAATCTAAAACAAAATTCATTTGGCCCTAAATCAAAACCAAAGAATGAAATCTTCCAAACGATCCTACGGGAAAAAGAAGAATCCATTCCCAATTTTGTATCCCGATTTAAAATCAAAAGTTTTGAACTATGGGAAAATTCAGACAAATTAAAAATGGAAATTAAATATTAAAATGAAAGCCAATCAATTATTAAAGAATATTGTCCTCGCAGAATTAGAGTCTGCCGTTAAGTCTTATTTACAAAAACAAAATGTTGAAATCCCGTTTGATGATTTTAAAATTCGAATTGAATATTCGAGGGACGAAAAATTTGGAGATTACTCTTCTCCTTTTGCCTTAGAAAATAAAAATCTATTAAAATTAAATCCAAAGGACATTGCAGAAGGGGTTCTTTCCGAGATCAAAAATGATTCTCTCTTTGATTTTGTTTCTTTTTCTCCACCTGGTTTTATCAATTTTAGAATCCGGCCTTCGTTTTTAATTGGGTATGTTTCAAAGGTCATGTCACCTGCTGTATCCTTTGCGAAAGCAGAAGTTTTGGAAACAATTTTGTTGGAATTTGTATCCGCTAACCCTACAGGTCCCATGAATATTGTATCTGCTCGTTCAGCAGCTTATGGTGATGCGTTGGCAAATTTATTATTAAGTTTAGGTCATACCGTCAAACGAGAGTTTTATGTAAATGATTACGGGAACCAAGTTTATTTACTAGGAGTGGCCGTTTTACTTCGAATTTTTGAAAGTAAGGGGGATCATATCTCCTTCCAAGAAGAAGAATCTGACGAGTCCATATTTTCACTGATAGAAAAACGTGTATTACCCAAAGAAAGTTACAGAGGGGAATACATAAAAGATATCGCCAATGAATTACTTCAAGACTTGGTACATTCAAAACAAGTAGGGGACTGGATCCAAAATAAAAATTGGGAAGATTGTATTCAGTTTTTATCAAAGTATGCAGT includes these proteins:
- the ybeY gene encoding rRNA maturation RNase YbeY, translating into MNPKLQVFTNWNDETNQEEIDPELIIQNCDLILRYLAPEFLQSLELSVLVVNDQMMSEINGERRGKPKTTDVLSFPLYDDSLKIPFQILGEIVISMETCRKQAIEIGHSVIDEFYRLLVHGILHLFGYDHETNEEDAVLMRKMEDECLDLVFAT
- the recO gene encoding DNA repair protein RecO, with product MAIRKETGIIIQSKDIGDSDRLISLAGESQIRMNFISKGIRKSKRRAIISTEIGCLVEVDFYDQAEKDWKSTKEIHLIKRFDELKSDYIGTLFVLYMTELTSQLYPEGENHPFLFQLLSGSLETSNTNGFRKEILPFFKIRALTHMGHFPTEFYCHTCGEEVLTKSKAYFSVDSREFLCSDCHPITKDHLPVLKLFHTMLSKKFSNVLSIFPREFEYKEGDMMLNQFIRSLFGKELKSYFEFYRTIGDL
- a CDS encoding HD family phosphohydrolase — its product is MKAIFDSSMTSVTDFLTKVRPVSVVRNIQIILVSLTLLFVTYVLSIPFFGQSKVNTDPDGLFSEGKIAPETIQSVKEFSYEDIEKTNLEKQKAKSNVPFAFDKDFGVLVAGIDTNLSEDLEILRILLQEGKSNPSVVKDRIPRWRNRTNEEIQAILDYPRKDKLKNFIQQYTNLIFSKYCIVKEDLPFAKELDKAGAKIRNIGTQDHTTIIDGNLVIPRSQIYKDGPVTAVLSKLASEKLPNVSDSLLKAVSRIGLYYVYSYPACNYNPEETENARVKAASAVVVQKSRIQANEIIVRAGDVITPEVKLKLDMMNLYATRANLASIISIFLTQCVLIVIVGFYLIRYRPNRLNDLSSNLIIFFTLWIVIASIYLLSKVFYATDSDLSAVYYFGMFVPVGMLCLLLGFVYDEQLSIAIGFFLAFAVFFASRYNPTSFMLAFTVAVMSSIYGRRLLKRIDFLKAGFLLTFVQILVTTAGYLFDGREFFVSSGAGFFKDLSNSNLFRITVMCFVNGFASATAVQFLLPLYEYIFNIPTRFKLIELADTGHPLLQQLLTKAPSTYTHTFMVAALSERAAQNLNLDRLLVRVGVYFHDIGKIPNAGFFVENQHLIPKPEHIDKNNPALAAKTVIDHVLDGIEMAKKARLPREIISFIPEHHGTSTMAFFYHKALQEISSSARKNINKKDFQYPGPKPQSKETAIVMIADSLEAASRSLDEVSPESLDELIRKIINSKLAENQLDESGLTIGDLEIIKASFKEVLLSSLHQRPKYPKPEDTKALETANTKKSKS